AAATGAAGGTGTGTGAGTAATGTCTGATCCAATAGATAGATTACTTGATGCAGCTGAATCTGGAAAGTCAATTATTAAAAATCGAGAAAGCCTTCACTATTCTTACAAACCCCCAATCATTTTACATAGAGAATCTGAATTAGAACAAGTTACACAATCATTACTACCAATTCTAAAACAATCAAGACCGTCAAATCTTTTAGTTTATGGAAAACCTGGAACTGGTAAGACTCTTGTTGTCAGAAGAGTAATTGATAAAATTCAAGAAAGAGTAGAAAAGTCAGATTTTCCAATTAAACTGATTTATACTAATTCTAAAGAAGAGACAACATTATATGGATTATTAGTCAGTCTAGGCAGGCAATTAGGTTTAGAAGAAGATGAATTACCCAACACTGGCCTTGCAATTAGTGAGGTATTCAAAAGACTCCTCAATAAAATAAGAAATGGGAAACTTAATGCAATTTTTGTAATTGATGAAATCGATTATCTTGCCCAATTAGTGGCTAAAACAGGAAAAGATATCCTCTATCAACTTACTAGGGCAAATGAGCGACTTGAAGAAGGAGGTTCTCTAACTTTAGTCGGAATTTCAAATGATCTCACCTTTAAAGAAAAACTAGATCCTAGAGTAATTAGTAGTCTAGGAGAAGAGGAGGTTGTTTTTACAAATTACAATGTTGAACAAATAAAAAAAATTCTTCAAGAAAGAATTAACGAATCATTTATTGAAAACTCTGTAGATAC
This genomic window from Nitrosopumilus ureiphilus contains:
- a CDS encoding Cdc6/Cdc18 family protein, producing MSDPIDRLLDAAESGKSIIKNRESLHYSYKPPIILHRESELEQVTQSLLPILKQSRPSNLLVYGKPGTGKTLVVRRVIDKIQERVEKSDFPIKLIYTNSKEETTLYGLLVSLGRQLGLEEDELPNTGLAISEVFKRLLNKIRNGKLNAIFVIDEIDYLAQLVAKTGKDILYQLTRANERLEEGGSLTLVGISNDLTFKEKLDPRVISSLGEEEVVFTNYNVEQIKKILQERINESFIENSVDTHALNLIAALAGGEHGDARRAIDLLRVAGELAERQQSDKVTIEHVREASQKIEENKEEKSLKSFPLHEKLVLIAIMKANGSSTGEIYSSYKNLCKVIGKDELTQRRITQMLSEIELSGLISGRLIHQGIHGRTKKYKLTISSEMIKKTFNDDLTLQDIV